The stretch of DNA TCGGCGAAGGTGAAGCCGTTCATCAGCGTGTCGCCGCGCAGCAGCTGGCCGAAAGCGGCGACCGAGACGGCGAAGGCGAAGTCGTCCGCCGGCGCGCGGGCCGAATGGAAATCGTCGCTCATCACCACCGTGTCGATCAGTTTCGAGGTGTCGCCGTCGGGCAGCTTGTAGCGCAGCTTGACGTGCGCGGCCTCGGCCATGCGCAATTCCGCCTCGCTCGCGGGAGGGTCTTCGTAGCGCCGGGGGGCGATCCAGCCCTTCGCGCCGGTCGGCACGACTTCGTAGATCGCGGTGACCTGGTGGCCCGCGCCGATATCGCCCGCATCGACCGCGTCATTGTCGAAATCCTCTTCGCGCAAAACGCGGTTCTCGTAGCCGACGAGGCGATACTGGCCGATCACGGCGGGATTGAATTCGACCTGGATCTTCACGTCCTTGGCGATCGTGAAGAGGGTCGAACTCATCTCGTCGCCGAGCACCTTCTTCGCCTCGAGCGCGCTGTCGATATAGGCGTAATTGCCGTTCCCGTGATTGGCGATCTGCTCCATCATCGCTTCGTTGTAGTTGCCCGTGCCGAAGCCGAGCGTGGTCAGCGTGATGCCCGAATCGCGCTTCGCCTCGATCATCTCGACGAGGGCATCGCGGGTTCGCACACCGACGTTGAAATCGCCGTCGGTGGCGAGGATGACGCGGTTGACGCCGCCCTCGAGAAACGCGTCCTCGGCGATGTTGTAGGCAAGCTGCAGCCCCGCGCCGCCCGCGGTCGAGCCGCCTGCGGAGAGGCTGTCCAATGCGCGGCGGATTTTCGCAGTGTCGTTGGTCGGCTCGAGCACAAGGCCCGCCGCGCCCGCGTAGACGACGATCGAGACGCGGTCCTCTTCGCCCAGTTCGCCCGCTAGGCCCGCCAGCGCGGTCTTGACCAGCGGCAGCTTGTCGGGCGCGTTCATCGAGCCCGAGACGTCCATCAGGAAAACGAGGTTGGCAGGCGGTCGCTCGTCGCGGGCGATGTCATAGCCGCGCAGGCCGATCCGCATGAGGTAGCTGTCCTCGTTCCACGGCGTGCGCGCGACGTCGGTGGTGACGCTGAAGGGCACCTCGCGGCTTTCGGGTCGCGGATAATCGTAGCGGAAATAGTTGATCATCTCCTCGGTCCGCACGGCCGCCTTGGGCGGCATCATGCCGGTGGTGAGGAAACGGCGCGCATTGGCATAGGCGCCGGTGTCGACATCGACCGAGAAGGTCGAGACGGGCTCGGCCGAGACGAGCTTGACGGGCGAGACCTCCTCGCCCTCGTATTGCTCGCGCCCCGGGTCGGTCGCGACGCGGACCGGCGGGACATAGGCTTCGGCCCGTTCGCCGCGAAGGGCTCCGGTTCGATTGCGCGAGCCGGAAACAATCACCTGCTGGGGCGAATAGGCGGCCGACGGCGGGGGAGGCGGCGGAGGCGGAGGCGGCGGGGCTTCGGCGCGGCGGTCGGAGGAGGTGTCCCCGGTGCTCGCCATTTCGCCGCCCTGCTGCGCGGCGCAGCCCGCCAGCACCATGG from Erythrobacter sp. encodes:
- a CDS encoding VWA domain-containing protein yields the protein MRHWRITGGLALAMVLAGCAAQQGGEMASTGDTSSDRRAEAPPPPPPPPPPPSAAYSPQQVIVSGSRNRTGALRGERAEAYVPPVRVATDPGREQYEGEEVSPVKLVSAEPVSTFSVDVDTGAYANARRFLTTGMMPPKAAVRTEEMINYFRYDYPRPESREVPFSVTTDVARTPWNEDSYLMRIGLRGYDIARDERPPANLVFLMDVSGSMNAPDKLPLVKTALAGLAGELGEEDRVSIVVYAGAAGLVLEPTNDTAKIRRALDSLSAGGSTAGGAGLQLAYNIAEDAFLEGGVNRVILATDGDFNVGVRTRDALVEMIEAKRDSGITLTTLGFGTGNYNEAMMEQIANHGNGNYAYIDSALEAKKVLGDEMSSTLFTIAKDVKIQVEFNPAVIGQYRLVGYENRVLREEDFDNDAVDAGDIGAGHQVTAIYEVVPTGAKGWIAPRRYEDPPASEAELRMAEAAHVKLRYKLPDGDTSKLIDTVVMSDDFHSARAPADDFAFAVSVAAFGQLLRGDTLMNGFTFADTRALAGSHEDYWRQEFVKLTELADAMKGG